Below is a genomic region from Anas platyrhynchos isolate ZD024472 breed Pekin duck chromosome 4, IASCAAS_PekinDuck_T2T, whole genome shotgun sequence.
aacAATAAATAAGCAGGATTGTGAGTTAAATATTGAGTAGAAGTGTTTAAAATTGTGAGCACAGTAATGAACTCATCTCAacttctgttttacagaaagcaCACACATTGTTGGAATGAGCGCGACTCTAAATAATGTTGGAGACCTCCAAAAGTTCCTGCGAGCAGAGTACTACACTAAAAATTTTAGACCGGTCAGTACATGAGATACTGTGAAGTGGCATATGTTTTTAGCTTTAAAATGGTGGCAGTTCTGTGTTCTCAAAAATCAAGTAATACACCTGCTAATGCTTGTAGTTGTCCTAacagaaaatctttctttctcggTTTTGCAATACGCTTAGTGTATTGTATATGTACAAGTGTAAGTACCTTTATAAAGTTGTGACAAACAATTTCTCATTTTAAGCCAACTTCTAAAATAGAGGGTTAAATCATTGCAGTTCCCTTGATATGCATGCAGTCTGGTGTGTGTGAGTGCTGATGCTGAGAACTGTTTATGACTACATGTGATACATGTCATATTCATAGCTATAATTAGATACTTGTTTTGTCAGGGCAGGTaattaaaactatttatttcaaaaaatctTTGTGGGGTGGAGTGCACACTTGTATGCGTGCAAGTATTTCGTGTATGAATTGTGATGCTTATGAAAAAACACATCAGctgcacatcagcaatagcttAATCTTTAGAGATGGCTTGGTAATTCAGTGTTTCTGTTTCTGGCTTAAATCTACCTAGGTAGAATTAAAGGAATACATTAAGATCAGAGACACAATTTATGAAGTagacagcaaagcagaaaatggcTTTACTTTTTCACGTCTCCTGAATTTCAAGGTAAAATCTCAGTTCCTTAGAACTAAgatagaaaaaacattaattgaCATGTTTACAGTGCTTTCATAAAAGAAACTACAAATGAACTATCACATCACAGCAATGCCTATTACGAAGAAAATGGTAGGCTTGTGGGAGGAAGAAGTCCTTTAAAATGCTTAACCCTATTTTAgatgtgtggtttttttgttgtttttttactgCTCTTAAGGTAGATGATAGGGgtttcttcagtattttcacATGTGAGGAACAATGGACTTGGGAATTCCAGATCAATAAATGCTGTAGATTTTCTCAGCAGCGTATTGCTTTTAAACAACAGTAAAAGCTATGTATAAGCTTATTACTGCCTTAAAGGCATACACTCTAACCTTAAGAGTGGTGGGTGAGGGTAAACTGCCACTAGCACAAGCAACGTGGTTAATGTCAATAAAAGTTGTGgtattaaggagaaaaatgatgaGCATTTGATTCTTGGATTGCTGTATCCCCCCAGTTCAAGCTGGATCTTTTGATACACTGTAAATTAACAAATTGGGAGAACTTAATCCTACAGAATCTTCCATTTAACTCCCCTTAAAGCAAATGGAAATATCCTAGTGAAGGCAAGGAGATACTGAGTAGTTGCTGAATTTAGGACTTGAATTCTAAGTTAAACAGATTGacatatgtttattttttaatgatagtATTCTAGTAATCTGAAGAAAGCAGATCCTGACCACATCATTGCACTGGTCACTGAAGTTATTCCAAAATATTCCTGCCTAATCTTTTGTCCGACTAAAAAGAACTGTGAAAATGTGGCTTCAATGGTCTGCAAGTACCTGAACAAGTAcgttcctctttctttttttattatatgtGGGATAATTCACCAGAACTTGGGATTTATCTTCACTAGTATGAAAGTGTCTTTCCCTGGTGATGGCAAGTAAATACTTAAGTGAATATAGAATCATGTTCAGTTAGTAACTGGGTAAATGATAGGGAACTAATCATTACTGAACTAATGTTGTAAAGAAGCAATTTTTCAACAAATTATTTGATCAAGGAATAAATAGAGGACAAATAATTACAAATACTGAAACCATCTAACCTTGTGTCCTATTGGCATTGGTCTTATCTGCAAGCTGCTTAGCAAACACCAATGAAATCTCCAACCTTGACTAGCTACAGGAATACATAAGGAACAGAATTACAGTAAACCTGCCTGCCTTAATAACTTAAGTGGTTATTGATTGATCAAAGTctaaaatatatgtgtatatataaataatgcttttctttctcaaagagAATTTAGATCtcacagggagaaagagaaagaagaccTCATTAAAGACCTAAAGAACATTGGGAATGGAAGTATCTGTCCTGTTTTGAAACAGACAATACCTTTTGGTGTTGCCTATCACCATAGTGGACTTAcaaatgatgaaagaaagaGCATAGAGGAAGCATATTCTAGAGGTGTCCTGTGTCTTCTTGCTTGCACAGCTACATTAGCTGCTGGAGTCAACTTGCCAGCTAGAAGGTTAGTCACCCCAAAACATTACTCGTTTTCATTaattcttgttttaaaaaatatatatataaaatttgaaatatCAATGTTGCGTTAAGTATGTTCAAGGTATTATCAGGAAGCTTCCTGATAACTAATTCCATATGTTCAGCTTGAGACATAAGTGAAAAATTTGTATTTCTAATTAGGAGATGTGAATCAATAGTAAGTCCCTTAGAATGCATAGTTGAAGAACACTTTCCTAAACAGATGAAGTACTGAGAAATTTCTTCAGTAAACAGTAACTTTACCCAGAAGAATAACCAAGTCATAGCACTTCTTAAATGCTTTCCTAAGAACAATGTTTAAATCCTAAAGTAAGCCTTTCCTAAGGGGATAACTGTTAAATGTTTTACcatatgtgtgcatgtatatttGAATAACACATCTGAGGGGGGAGAACCTAATGTTCATACAGAGAACTGTGGTTTGCTTTCAGCATTGCTGCCTCCAGGGAGTTGCACAGGTTTTCATAGGGGTTACTTTCCATCTCagtggttttcagtcttccgcTCAAACCTTGCACTAGATACAAAGGCTCTGCAGCAAGTAACTGAAATGGGTTATGGTTCCAACTTCATGTTGTTAGACATTGTTCATTTGCACATGCACTGAAACAATCACACCTAATTTTGCTTAGCTTAGCTGCTAAGAATGAAACATATCCAGAGAACGTATTTGTAAGATACTGATTTCAGCTTTAGTAATCTAAATATGAAGCATGACTTATCAaggtggtttttggttttgttttaatacaggGTTATTTTGAGAGCCCCTTATGTTGCTACTGATTTCCTGAAGAAGAACCAATACAAACAAATGATTGGCAGAGCTGGTCGAGCTGGTATTGACAATGCTGGTGAAAGTATTCTCATAGTGCAGGAAAAAGACAAGCATTTGGTAACTTTAACAAAGCTGGTGGTGATTTAAGTCCTTGGATTAAGCTGGTGGGATAAACAGGTGGAGCTGCACTCTTCAGCCTAATATCTGTGGACTAACCATTCTAAGTGTTTGACTTATGTAATTATAACTTTTAATTGCCTTGGTTCATACATGGTTTGTTTTCAGGCATTAGCTGAAATGTTAGATGTCTACAGTTACTTTCTTTATAAGCAGAATCATGAGTATCAGTACTTGAAAAGGATGGTTTATAACTATTGCATGAATATTTCTTATCTACTAATATATCTCCCGGGACTTTTTTAGGTTCAAGATTTAGTTACCAGTCCTTTGGAGAACTGTTACAGCAATCTTCTACCAGAGTTCACCAAGGGAATGCAGAACCTGTTGTTATCTTTGGTTGGATTGAAGGTATCAGTAAACTCTTCTGAGCAGTTTAAATTCTTGGGGAATGTGATTAAACACAATATCTGATTATACAGGAAAACCAGATATTTTCAACAGTTAAACTTAGCAGCACAGCTTCTCTTCAGATGACAGGCATTAAAGCTGggattagtattttttttttagcctaagtttaaaaaaaaaaaatgtgatgcaAATTGACATTTGCCCAATGTGGACAAGGCCAAAattacaggatttttttaaatacttcatttCTGGTACTAGAttctaaaaaaagaaattggcaacagggaaaacaaatgaaTGTAGTGGGGTACGTAGAATAATAAACAGCTGAATGTAAGGTCCTGTCAGATCAGCGATAGACTCGATAGACTGTCTCTTTTATTTGTCATATAGTTGCatacaaacattttattaataTGATAACTAGATGTCTCTTAGCGAGTAAATTGTTCTGAATAGCTTATGTTTTGTTCCACATAATGACACGTTTACACATGCTAATAGCTTGCAAAATTTATAGATTGCAGTTACCCAAGAGGAAGTGTACGATTTTTTGTGCCATACATTGCTGGgtgttcagcagcagctgctgtctAAGGAGAAGAGCCTCTCAGAGCTGGTTAAAGATGGGCTAGAAAGTCTAATAGAAAAAGGACTCCTAAGAGTAAAAATAGTGGAGAAGGACCAAAATTCCAAAATAACATTAGCAATCACACGGTTGGGTAAAGCTGCATATAAAGGTAAGATGTCTTCTATCTTTCATCAAACTTGTAATCTCGGATTTATCTGCATTTACTATAGCATCCTGTCTTCTCTTtgaaaaggcaatgaaaaaaaaaatgctcttacCATGCTAGTTCAGTTACTACATAATGTAGTGAACTGAAAATGGGTATTAGCAAGTGTCACGTGTCTGAATTTTACAGGATTGAATTCCAACAACATCCTTCACAAGGAGAATCAAACCAGAACTGTATCAAAATTAatggtttaattt
It encodes:
- the HELQ gene encoding helicase POLQ-like isoform X4, whose protein sequence is MSATLNNVGDLQKFLRAEYYTKNFRPVELKEYIKIRDTIYEVDSKAENGFTFSRLLNFKYSSNLKKADPDHIIALVTEVIPKYSCLIFCPTKKNCENVASMVCKYLNKEFRSHREKEKEDLIKDLKNIGNGSICPVLKQTIPFGVAYHHSGLTNDERKSIEEAYSRGVLCLLACTATLAAGVNLPARRVILRAPYVATDFLKKNQYKQMIGRAGRAGIDNAGESILIVQEKDKHLVQDLVTSPLENCYSNLLPEFTKGMQNLLLSLVGLKIAVTQEEVYDFLCHTLLGVQQQLLSKEKSLSELVKDGLESLIEKGLLRVKIVEKDQNSKITLAITRLGKAAYKGSIDLSYCNLLYKELKKGLEGLVLESSFHLLYLATPYDMVSNCSPDWMIYLRQFNQLSAAEQTVADMVGVPESFIAKKASGQAIRKSVDSASVNRLYLTFILYNLLKETNIWSVSEKFNLSRGYVQNLLNSAASFASCVLHFCEELEEFWVYKALLTELTKHLTYCVKTELIPLMEVAGVLEARANQLYNAGYKTLAHLANANPETLVKTIEHLSRRQAKQIVSSAKMLLTEKAEALQEEVELLLKVPTDIPETS